The nucleotide sequence CAGGACCCTGAGCATCCAGAGTTACCCCAACTCGGCATCCTCTGCCAAGGATATACATGCTCAACTCCTTGCCCACTGCCAGCTCTCCATCTTATTCTCTCCCAGAATCTAAGCTGTCAGCAAAGCTGCCCCTGCTCCCCACACCCCTGCAATGCCCTCATGTCCCTGCTCCCCACACCCCTGCTCCCCACACCCCTGCTCCCCACAGCCCTGCTCTCTACACCCCTGCTCCCCACACCCCTGCTCTCTACACCCCTGCTCCCCACATCCCTGCTCCCCACACCCCTGCTCCCCACACCCCTGCTCCCCACACCCCTGCAATGCCCTCCTGAAGCCTCCTGCAAAGCCTGCAGCCCACTCGGTTCTCCTGCTCCAGATTTCAAGGCTTCTCTAAAAATCCTCCTGTGATCTAACCCTGCCAACCCTCCaatcaggctcaggctcaggctcctcctcctcctcttcctccaccctaATCCTCCACAGGGCTCTCCAGGTCCCTTTAAATTAAAGCCACTGCTTTCTCAGAGGCAGGGCAGGTAACTACCTGGTTGGCATGAAAGGCGCTGAGCCAGCGTTCAATATGAGTGGCATACCAGCCTGGGACCAGGCACCGGTTCTGGAGGGCACGCAGCTTTGAGGATGCATCAGGGCCAGCTGTGATCACCTCATGAAAGGTGTACTTTAGGGCCACTGGGTCATCATGGGCTCGCTGGTGCTGCaggtgaggggagagagaggatagGGATATCACAGGCTGAGCAGAAGCAAGAGGGTGGCCTAGGCTGCTGTCTTTGCTTCTCCCTCTCACTGCTTTAGCCTCAGGGAGTCATCAACCTCAGAGCCCCAAGTTCCATATCTGTGCACGGTAGGAGGTTGTACTACACCAGCTTCCCAAATGCTCTTCACTGACAGTCTCAGAGACTCCTGCCATTCTAGGGACCTTCTAACCAGCAAGTACCAACATCAATACAGtgactccctgccccccccccccaagcccccaTCCCTCAAGACAGTCTCACATAGTCCacgctggtctcaaattcactgtGTATATATTTGAGAATGGCccagagaccttgaacttctgattcactgctaagattacaagcatgtgtcaccacatctaGTTTTGTGCAGTGTAGAGATCACACTCAGACCTTGTACatctaggcaaacattctaccaactaaACCCCAGCCCCAGGCCTCACTTTTCCTTCTTACAAGTTACTAAACCCAAATAACAAGAAAACCTCTATAAAATGGAAAACTAGAGTCAGCTGCTACATATAGAATGCATCTATTGATAAATAATGCAACCATATTCTCAAATGCCAGCTAGATGGAAATACCAGATCCAAGCCCTGCATTGAAAGTGCCCTGCCCATGCTGAGACAGAGTGCTGCCTCTTAGGAAGGACAggacaagccgggcgtggtggcacacacctttaatcccagtactcgggaggcagaggcaggtggatttctgagtttgaggccagcctggtctacagagtgagttccaggacatccagggctacacagagaaaccctgtctcgaaaaaaaagaaagaaagaaagaaagagagagagagagagagagagagagagagagagaaagaaagaaagaaagaaagaaagaaagaaagaaagaaagaaagaaagaaagaaagaaagaaagaaagagagaacaggaCAGTCCTTGATAGACACTAGATGGACTGACAGAATTCATAGAAGGGGAAATGCTAGGCTGACCAACCTGTAATGCTGTAAGTCATCAACCAATCAGAGGCCAGAGGCTAGGGACTTGCCCATGATAACTGACCCTGCTCACCACTGAGGGTCACACACAGCTCAAGGCAGGGCAGGCTGGGTAATaatgcaaataaatatatataataacctCTGTtcctcctgacttttttttttaaagatttacttattatatgtaagtacactgtagctgtcttcagacacaccagaagagggagtcagatcttgttacggatggctgtgagccaccatgtggttgctgggatttgaactctggaccttcggaagagcagtcgggtactcttacccactgagccatctcaccagccctcctcctGACTTTTTGAAGACAGACcagctcccttcctctcttcctagaACTTTCTTAAACCCTCCCAGAATGGAGCAGCCTCTTTCTCCTTATGGCACTTACTCCCCTGATCATGGACAGGAAAGAGAATAAGTAAGGCCTTAGGTTTACAAGATCTGTGTCCAAAATGCCGGCTGAGATGGtgaatcttggttgtcaacttgacataatctaTAATCAACTAACAGGTAAGCCACAAGGAAAGGGTTATctaaggtgggaagacccaccccacCGCAACGTGGACAAGGTCTCTGGTGGatagaaagaaggggagggacaGAGCTTGGCTTCCACATGTCTGTCTTGACTCTCACTGGCACATTTGCCTACTGTCACTATTCTGCGGTCCTTCCCTCATATCAGAATTCTTCCAGCTTCCAAATGTCAAgtgaagaccagcagctctccgTGAATCCTGCAGGCCTTCGGTGGCACACTGGGATTGTTGAGTTCTCAGCCACTCCAGTGTGAGACAGTCACTACTAGATTATGCAGACTAGACGATTCAGAGTCTATCATGTAAGCCAACCCAATaggttctgttcctttagagaactctACTATACTACCACATAAGACCTATGTAAAGGACAGAcgcatgcgtacacacacacacacacacacacacacacccttgtctGCTTTCTAGAAAACTGCTGTGGAGTTCAAGGGAGGCAGCAACACACTGCTTGTCACAGGTACCAGACCTCACTGACTGGACCCATGACAGCACCCTCAATCCCTACATGTCCGCACATGAGCTGCCCACTAGCCGCCCCTGCTTTGTTGGAGCAGGTGAACGCACAGATGAAAGAGAAGCTTCCTGCTGCACTGTGGCGTTCCCATAAAGACAAAGACCCCAGGAAAGGCAAGACAAAGTAAAAACCAGCATCCTGGAGAACGAGAAAAAGAGGGCTCCCTGCCATCACAGCTAAGCATGGGAGTTCTGAGGGACCAGGAGAGGAGAGCGGAGCCCTGCACACTACACAGGATTCACAGGGGCCCAGGCAGCAGCCACTGCAGCATTTGGTGATTAGATTCAGAAGGTGGCAGAGCCACTACGAGTGACTAAGAGGGAAAAAACCTCTCCAGCCAGGACAGTATGTACCTCCCAGGTAACAATAGGCTGAGGCCCAGGTGTTCCACAGCATGAAGGTCAGACCCAGTCTCATGGCTTGATGCAGATGGCCAGGAAGTAGCCTCAGGCACCAAGGCCACTTAATCACAGAGCCTGACCGTGTGGCACACTcccaagagagagcgagaagacaggagagggaaACCTGCTTCTGGCCCCATGCCAGGGTGAGAAGCATTCCCATGAGCCCAGCGGAGTGCACGCAGAAGTCAAGCCAGGCAGAGACACAGCAGGAACGGCAACAAGAAGACCTCTGTCTGGACCTCGTACTGCAGGCCAGGTGGGAGCGGCCTTCTTAGACCCCCTAGGAGGGATTCATCCTGGCCTGAGTCCCCGCTCCCATTATGGGTAGGAAACCACAGCACGGATAATCTAGGCTGCCTCTAAGTCTACTCACCCTCTACTCTTACGGCCATCAGAGTCCAAGGCAGGACCCATGTGAAGCCTGGAGAACATGGGTAGACAGATGGTGGCCGGCATTCAACATCAATTGTGCCTGTCACCATTACCAGGCCAGAAGCAGCACCGTGGCAAGACCACTGTCACCCTTCACACCCCAGGCGATGTGCCCAGGGCCCAGCACAGTGGTTCTTGCTCCGTGTTGCTTGAGTAACCAGACAGAGCCCACCCCACCTCGGTGACTCAGCCCCAGCGCCTCACCTGGTACCAGGAATAAGCCCGGTCGGCTGGGTTGATGAGGATGCTGAGGATCTTGGCCTTGGGCAACAGTGCAGCTGCCCGCCGTGGTGCCACTTCTGAATCAAAGTAGTTGGCACTTTTCTCAAAGTAGAAGTCCGAGGTGGTGTTGGAGGGAATAGGGAAGAACTCCATGTACCTGCAGGAAGCCCAGAGACACGGCTCAAGACCAACGGCTCCTAAGCCAGAGGCCCCAGGAATACAGGGCAACAGGGTGACGGTCACTGTAGGTGGATTTTCCTCAAAATCAAGCAAGGCAAGCTACACTGCCCCAGCCAGCAAGGACTTGGCTCTGAGCGGGACTCTGGGAAGAGCTGCCACTTGGCAGTCTCCTATCCCAGATTCGCTTCTTCTCAGTGGGTGTCATGGAGTCAAAAGTCTGGAGATTCTAAAGTGTGTGATGTGGGCTGTAGGAGGGAAGCTCTGCGGCTGCACAGATGATCCCGTGGCCCCGACTTCTCTGTCTCTCGGGACAAGCTAGGCTCAAAGTGACTCCCACCCAAAAAGGGCAAGTCCAGGAAGAGGGTCCGCTTCTGAACTTATGACAGTGTTTCCCAGTCACTGTCTGCCACTCAGGCCACTCACTTTGGACGGCTGTGCGTGAGCCCAGCTTTCCATCTTAGGCCCCACCTCCACCCAAATGGTACAGATCATTTCTATGATACCAAGAGGGAAACAAAGCACAACCTAGTTAAAAAGTGCACATTTCTTCAGTGGTGACCTTTAAACACACCCCCTAGGACCTATCAGACCTTCACATCCCACCCCAGAGCTACCTATAGAAGCAAGTCTTGGGAGTGGGGTCAAGAAGTCACCATCTCTTATTTTAGACTTTCTTCATCTGTAATACCTGACCTAAGAAAGCTCACAAAACACAGGACTCCTTTCCTAAGCGTGGGGTGTGCAGCTGGGGACGCTGCAGCCCAGGCGGGAGGGAGGTGCGCTGCAGCAAGGATTGTTCATCCACATTTCCTTTCTCTAAACACACTGGCTCGCACTAATACATCTGTCCACAAGGCTTTAGGTAGGAGGACACACTTGTTAAAAATATAGACTGAAGGATTGATAAACATGGACAGATGATATGGTAAATGAAAGGACACAATGTGGGAAATATAGCAAAAGGCAAATACAGGCCCATAGTCCCTGCACGCAGGGAGCCCATTAACTAATAATGCATAATGGTAGAGTGTGTGCTCATGGGGCTTACAGAGGCAAGGACAgggaaaaaatacaaagaggaaaggaaggctgGGGAGTCACACCAGCCCGTGGGAACCCCTGCACAGTGCCCTCTTTGGAAGTTCTGATGGGAACTGGGATTCTACCGAGCCCAGAGAGTCCTCAAAGCCCACAGAGACTCCTCTCCCTCAGCTGGCCACACAGAAACAGGCAGTAAGAACACCTGGATTCTCACCCTGCTGCCACATGGGTGTGACCTCCACTCCCTGACGACTCTATGGCAGTCAGAGAGAGGCTGGCAGCTAGCGCTGACCCTGGACAAAGGGCTTCCTCATCCAGTGTTCTGTTTGTCACAACTCTGTTGCACCATGACTCACTGTGCCTTGTCCCTGTTTATAGGAATCTCAGCCGAGTGTGAGCAAGTCccagctgcttcctgctgtggcCACACTGGACACTCCAGCTGGCTCCACGATGGCCTCCCTGCCCGGCTGGGGACAGAAGGCCACTTACCAGTCGATGCCTTTGTGATAGTTGTGGCCGTTAAAAAACTGGATCTCCTCGAAGGTCTCGGAGCTGGGGTAGTTGCTGCTGAGGTCCGGGTGCATGCCCAGGAACAGGTAGAGGGCCGTGGTGCCTACGAGAGGGGAGGGCAGCTGAGACCTCAGCCCAACCCCCAACAACAAGACAACAACAGGCTCTGGGCCTGTCTTCCATATTCACTGGGAAGGCCTGGGAAAACCCCTTCCCGTCTGGAGTCTTAGCTCCCTCATGAGTGTAATAAAGGATACACTAAGTGCAGACTGTAAGATCTATACACAGTTATGTCCTATAACCTTCCAGATATCATTAATCTAGTACAGCATCTTCATCACAAAACAATAACTTGACCTCAGAGTCTTTCTCACTACTACACTCCAAGCCCAGCTAATTATTGTCCCCTCAGAGTCTCAGCATCAGGTGCTTCCTACTGGTCTTTCCTAGCTCTGGGCCTCTGTCCACATGGAACCTTGGAACAGCCTGAGACAGGAGCACAGCCCTCCAGGTCTGTCCTTGGGAAGCTCTTATCCTCTACTTTATTGCTGCTTTTGTTTGCTGGCTTTGCTTTCTGACGGGGTGGGGTCCTGTTATATAACTCAGGCTATGTTAAACttatggtcctcctgcctcagcgttCTGAGTGCTGGGGCTTACAGGCCTGTGACACCATGCCTGTGACATCAAAATCTCTAGAAACCAGGAAGCCCAGGACTGCTATCCCTTCTCGCTGGTGCCTCCCTGTCAtggtcccttcctcctctttgagAGGACCTTTCTTCATTCTCTGGGCGTCTGTGTAgccagcacacacagagagacagactgacGTTTGGTGATGATCAATATAAGCTTCTGGGTCATAGAAGTCAGGTCTTAAGAGCTGGAACCATCACACTTCCCAACCATGTTACAGAAAGTCTCTTAACTTCGGGGAGCCTCAGAGTGGACAGCAAATGTTTAGCATCTCCGTCTGTCTGCACTCCTTTCTGACAGACATGACTAATTGATCACAGTCCTCTTTGCACTGACCCACTTTTGTCTGGCACTTATTAAATCTGCGGAGTAGGTGATTTAGGGATCCTTCCTGGCTTGTCTCAGAGACTCCTAAGAGGACATGGTGGGTGTTCTCTGAGGCTGTGGTTCAAAATAAATGCCACGTCTCCTCTGCttcccacccctacagtgacaggCAATTCATACTCGTCCCCACATTGCTCCCATTTCTGGAAAAAAgagacagaatatatatatatatatgattgagACCTGAGCAAGGTGGTCTCCAGAATCCTGTGGCTGAGATAACAGAAGTGGGGGAAGCTGGGTCAAGGGTCGAGAGACCTGCCTGTTTTCTGGGGGCCAATGATAAGAAGCTTTGGGAAGCGGTCACATGTCTTCTCCTTAGACCAGATGTCCTTGTGGCGTTTGTCCTCACAGGGATCCTAAAACAGCAAAGGAGAGAGTGTGAGGGAGGCCTGAGGCCCATGAGTGAGCTCCCTCCATATGTGGGCATATCTGCTGGTTTGTTTTAAaccagggtctcattatataaacctggctggcctggaagtcactctgcagaccagctcCGACTCAAATTCATGAAGATCTACCTgactctgcccccaagtgctggtattagagGCGTGCATGACCACACACCACACTTACATGACTCTTAGCTACCCTGCGCTCTGGCCACATCCTCACCTCCAGATGCCACTCTGTGACAGACAAGGAAGCATTTCTGGTTAATGCTATAATTCCAGCGAGCCCGGCAATGGCCAGCTCTGTGCTCATCACTAACAGGAACTCATAAGGACTTGTTGACTTTAACTGTGTAAGCTATGCCTGAACCCAGGGTTCAGCAAACTTGCCCTCCTGGGAAGTGTTTCGTAAACATGGTAGGCTTACAgtactcttctggtctctgatgCACTGACACAAAGATGGCACAGACCGACACACAAGAAGTGTGACTGGGTGCCAACAAAGCTTTCTTTACTGAGACAGACCACAAACCAGACTTGGCCCACGGGTAGGTGTGTGGATCCCTGGCCCGAGCCTAGCTTCCGCTTCCAGTGTTTAGTCGTCCTGGTATAGATTTCCCCAAGGACTGTCCTAAGCCTTCCCTCAGCCCCTTTACCAGCTGAAGGAGAAGACATGAGTGGTCACTTGTTGGGCAGACACTCTCTAGACTTTGCATGCATGAGTCTCACGCCAGTTCTTTGgctgtgtatgaatgtgtatgcacACGTTTATGGGTGGGGCAGGGGGCATATACAGTATGTGCATACACTGCCCACACTCCTGAGGGAGTATCAACTGTGATGCCTTAGCCCTGAGCCCATGCCTGAAGCCCATGCCACAGAAGGGCATGCTGTGGTAGCAAGGCACCTGTCCACTCTGCCCACCTGCCAAAGCGGgtccttctcctcagaaaagatcTGAAAGTACTTCTGGGCCAGCTGCACGGGGGGCAGAGTCTGCAGCCTCAGGTTGGTCCAGGAGTGCAGGAAGCGCACCAGGTGCTTGAAGGTGTATAGTCCCAGGCGGTCATTTCCATAGTTGGATAAGTGTGTCATGAAGATGCTGATCTGttccagggaagggagggggaggggggacagggtCAGCTTCTAGGCCACCCTTACCCCCACCTGTTACTGGCCATTGACACCCAGGGCAAGGTACACAGGGACTATCAACAAACTGTGGGACATTGGGCTGCGTTCAGTTCAGCCCTAACTGACTGCTACCATTACAGCCCTAGGGTAGGAAGGTGGCCTGGGGCAGGAGCTATCTGTATTGTTTTGTGAATCATCACAGGGGTGTACACAGAATCTGAGAGGTATGCAGATCATGAGGCTGGAGGGTAATGCACACACGGCTTATTTCATATCGTTAGAGTAAGAAGACTTCGTTCCACTTACAAATCAGAAAAGAGGGACCCAGGAAGCTTCGAGTGAAATGTGTaagatgtgcatgtatatgtgtgcgcacacacacacacacacacacacacacacacacacaaagaatcagAAGAAAACCTGAGCTAAAAGTGTTAACATTGCTATAAGAATTCATAATTACCCAAGAGGACTACCAGTGGTTTTTCCATCTGTGTCACACTGCAGAGGACACCAGAACCACAAGTAAACAGTGGACCTCCTGGCTGCCAGGTCCCCATGCCAGCCTGTCCACTCTTCCCTGTCTGGGAAGCCTCCTAGGTCAATACCCCTCCTCCTACCAGCCCTGGGCTGTAGAGCACTCACAGGATTGAGGAGCACAGTGAGGAAGAGCTCGCCCCCATTGATGATCTTGTCCAGCTCACTGGAGCCTCCAGGGTACTCGTTGTAGAAGATGGTGTGTGTAAAGAGGCCACAGGTCTGCCGAGGGAGGACCTGAGAAGAAGCACGAGAGAGGCCATGGTATCTCCAGTCATGGTCAAGAAAGGAAGGCTGCTTCCTCAGGAGAAGGGCTGGGGCCTCCTCAGGGAGATGCTCTCCTCTAAGGCCACCCAGTCCCTACTCCTGGGAGTCCTTCTTCCCAAGGGCTCTACAGCCTGCAGTGCCACCCAGGTGAACCATCGTCCTTGCCTTATCCTTTGCTGCTATTCTCTACACAAAATAAACAGGCCCAAAAGTAGCATAAAAGTTTCTAGAAACTTGGACCATTTGCAGTGAGGGTCTTTGACCCTCTAACACAGCACTGCAGGTAATGTCAGAGCCTCAGCTACTTAAACTAGTAGCTATGAGCTCAGGTAACCCCatgctgtctgtcttccttctggaAACCAGGTTCTGAGAACAGGGAATGAGCATAACTACCTCATGCCCAAAGTTAATGTGAATCCCAGCACCAGCACGGGCTataagaccctgccttaaaataaaaaatgaaggggctggagagagggctcagcgactaagagcattgactgttcttccagaggtcctgagttcaattcccagaaaccacatggtggctcacaaccatctgtaatgagagctaatgccctcttttggtgtgtctgaatgtctgaagacagctacagtgtactcacatacataaaataaataagtctttaataaataaaatagagaaataaataaaaatttaaaaaggaggtggaggcagcaaGAACCTTCTGCAGGTCAGGGTGCTGGTCACCAAGTCTGACGACCTCAGCTCAATCCCGCTGGTGGAGGAAGAGAAGTGACTCGGATACATTGtctgacctctggcctacacacacaaacatacatgcgcacacacacgcacacacacacacacacacacacacacacaagcacaaacacacacacacacaaataggatagatataaaatgtttttaataaaatacaaGTTGCAGGTACTACAGAGGCAGGTGTGGCTGGATGGGTGGgcaggtggacagacagacagaagcccTGCCTTCCTACACCTTCTCAGCTGGCAGCAATGTATCATTCTAGTGTCTCAAGCCATGATACCAAGTCACCCTGGTCTCTCCTTTTTTCCTAGACACTAAATCCAACTCACCTCTACCTTCTACATCTTCTTCCTTCTACTCCTATGCGACAGTGTATAGGAGTCTTTCACTGAGACCAAAGCACCACCACCTCTCTCGTGTGGAGACCTGATGCTGACTCCTGgctggtcctcc is from Mus musculus strain C57BL/6J chromosome 18, GRCm38.p6 C57BL/6J and encodes:
- the Ndst1 gene encoding bifunctional heparan sulfate N-deacetylase/N-sulfotransferase 1 isoform X2; this translates as MGYAVAPHHSGVYPVHVQLYEAWKQVWGIRVTSTEEYPHLKPARYRRGFIHNGIMVLPRQTCGLFTHTIFYNEYPGGSSELDKIINGGELFLTVLLNPISIFMTHLSNYGNDRLGLYTFKHLVRFLHSWTNLRLQTLPPVQLAQKYFQIFSEEKDPLWQDPCEDKRHKDIWSKEKTCDRFPKLLIIGPQKTGTTALYLFLGMHPDLSSNYPSSETFEEIQFFNGHNYHKGIDWYMEFFPIPSNTTSDFYFEKSANYFDSEVAPRRAAALLPKAKILSILINPADRAYSWYQHQRAHDDPVALKYTFHEVITAGPDASSKLRALQNRCLVPGWYATHIERWLSAFHANQILVLDGKLLRTEPAKVMDTVQKFLGVTSTVDYHKTLAFDPKKGFWCQLLEGGKTKCLGKSKGRKYPEMDLDSRAFLKDYFRDHNIELSKLLYKMGQTLPTWLREDLQNTR